From a single Deinococcus radiotolerans genomic region:
- a CDS encoding SDR family oxidoreductase: MSQNPGTLKPGTADSTFRPDLLQGKHALITGGGSGINLGIAQSFAAHGCRVTILGRNLEKAQTAAQGITDAGGQAIGVSADVRDIAALQAAAEQAVSTFGPIDIVLAGAAGNFPAPVDGISPNGFKTVVDIDLLGTYNTIKACALHLTTPGGNVLSISAYGVPVPMQAHVVAAKAGVDALTRTLAVEWGLRGIRVNAIIPGPIDGTEGMARLAPDEKTRRQFMSTVPLGRFGIPQDIANAALFLVSDAASYVTGVILPVDGGQNMLGGAPQYQMYQQMGLALPKKD; the protein is encoded by the coding sequence ATGAGCCAGAACCCCGGCACCCTCAAGCCCGGCACCGCCGACAGCACCTTCCGCCCCGACCTCCTGCAGGGCAAGCACGCCCTGATCACCGGGGGCGGCAGCGGCATCAACCTCGGGATCGCGCAGAGTTTCGCCGCGCACGGCTGCCGGGTCACCATCCTGGGCCGCAACCTTGAGAAAGCCCAGACGGCCGCGCAGGGCATCACGGACGCGGGCGGGCAGGCCATCGGCGTGAGCGCCGACGTGCGCGACATCGCCGCCCTCCAGGCCGCCGCCGAGCAGGCCGTGAGCACCTTTGGTCCGATCGACATTGTCCTGGCGGGCGCCGCCGGGAACTTCCCCGCCCCGGTGGACGGCATCAGTCCCAACGGCTTCAAGACCGTCGTGGACATTGACCTGCTGGGCACGTACAACACCATCAAGGCCTGCGCGCTGCACCTGACCACCCCCGGCGGGAACGTCCTGAGCATCAGCGCGTACGGCGTGCCCGTGCCCATGCAGGCGCACGTCGTGGCCGCCAAGGCCGGCGTGGACGCCCTGACCCGCACCCTCGCCGTCGAGTGGGGCCTGCGCGGCATCCGCGTGAACGCCATCATTCCCGGCCCGATTGACGGCACCGAGGGCATGGCCCGCCTCGCCCCGGACGAGAAGACCCGCCGCCAGTTCATGAGCACCGTCCCGCTGGGCCGCTTCGGGATCCCGCAGGACATCGCCAACGCCGCCCTATTCCTCGTGAGTGACGCGGCCAGTTACGTCACGGGCGTCATCCTGCCCGTGGACGGCGGCCAGAACATGCTGGGCGGCGCGCCGCAGTACCAGATGTACCAGCAGATGGGCCTCGCCCTGCCGAAGAAAGACTGA
- a CDS encoding metallophosphoesterase produces the protein MRLLSLRDRPFHRIRFLNAAKWGGTETGHLPFLRGQVDALPNGLDAMLLTGDLQGVVQDWSESRLLGLEVVTALAALAAEGRVPPPDRTGVLLAGDLYAAPGGDVRGATGNVAPVWAAFAGAFAWVAGVQGNHDTFDPHPDTLAGAHLLDVLGVTLSGLHVVGVGGVIGDPARPIRRTEADYLAGVTLTLEHCPDVLLLHQAPEMSASQQGDEALSRVLRASPPPLTVCGHVHWAEPLDRLPGGEAVLNVDKRVVVLTT, from the coding sequence ATGCGCCTGCTGAGCCTTCGGGACCGTCCCTTCCACCGAATCCGGTTCCTGAACGCCGCGAAATGGGGCGGGACGGAGACCGGGCACCTGCCGTTCCTGCGCGGTCAGGTGGACGCCCTGCCGAACGGGCTGGACGCCATGCTCCTGACCGGTGACCTGCAGGGCGTGGTGCAGGACTGGAGCGAGTCGCGCCTGCTGGGCCTGGAGGTCGTGACCGCCCTGGCCGCGCTGGCCGCCGAGGGTCGCGTGCCCCCTCCGGACAGGACAGGCGTCCTGCTCGCCGGTGACCTGTACGCCGCGCCCGGCGGGGACGTGCGGGGTGCGACCGGAAACGTCGCGCCGGTGTGGGCGGCCTTCGCGGGTGCGTTCGCGTGGGTGGCGGGCGTGCAGGGCAACCACGACACGTTCGACCCGCACCCGGACACGCTGGCGGGAGCGCACCTGCTGGACGTACTGGGCGTGACGCTGTCCGGCCTGCATGTCGTGGGGGTGGGCGGGGTGATCGGGGACCCGGCGCGGCCCATCCGGCGGACCGAGGCGGACTATCTGGCGGGTGTGACGCTGACGCTGGAGCACTGCCCGGACGTGCTGCTGCTCCATCAGGCGCCCGAGATGAGCGCGTCCCAGCAGGGCGACGAGGCCCTGAGCCGTGTGCTGCGCGCCTCTCCCCCACCGCTGACCGTCTGCGGGCACGTCCACTGGGCTGAGCCGCTGGACCGTCTACCCGGTGGCGAGGCCGTGCTGAATGTTGATAAGCGCGTCGTCGTTCTGACGACCTGA
- a CDS encoding leucine-rich repeat domain-containing protein — protein sequence MPVAAPPVHQHLSDVRGAALLALPDWSGVRRVNLDGLGLGEVPERQIALDVMAFSVYDNALTVVPDWVWTRPELRTLNLSANRFPALPDALGNLRELHMLDLGHNELVALPDAFRGLGQLRFLYLSHNRLTTLPESMRHLGALTYLNVTDNALTHLPEWLGELRALTELRLYGNPLEALQDSVGTLGALRELHVMNTRLTRLPDRLGGCGALEVLDLQGNALTALPDTLGQLARLTMLNLRFNALTHIPDALENLTALHTLDLRANGLSTLPGGLARLPNLRKLDLRWNCIEQLPRAFDALIARGCQIYL from the coding sequence ATGCCTGTTGCCGCGCCGCCCGTTCACCAGCACCTCTCGGACGTCCGGGGGGCGGCGCTGCTGGCGCTGCCGGACTGGTCGGGGGTGCGGCGCGTGAATCTGGATGGGCTGGGCCTGGGCGAGGTCCCAGAGCGGCAGATCGCGCTGGACGTGATGGCCTTCAGCGTGTATGACAATGCCCTGACGGTGGTGCCGGACTGGGTGTGGACGCGCCCGGAGTTGCGGACGCTGAACCTGTCCGCGAACCGCTTCCCGGCGTTGCCAGACGCGCTGGGTAACCTGCGCGAGTTGCACATGCTGGATCTGGGCCACAACGAACTGGTGGCCCTGCCGGATGCCTTCCGGGGTCTGGGTCAGCTGCGGTTTCTGTACCTGAGCCACAACCGCCTGACCACCCTGCCGGAGTCCATGCGGCACCTGGGCGCGCTGACGTACCTGAACGTCACGGACAACGCCCTGACGCACCTGCCGGAGTGGCTGGGCGAATTACGCGCCCTGACGGAACTGCGGCTGTACGGCAATCCGCTTGAGGCTCTGCAGGACAGCGTCGGGACACTGGGGGCGCTGCGGGAACTGCACGTCATGAACACCCGCCTGACCCGGCTGCCGGACCGTCTGGGCGGGTGCGGGGCGCTGGAAGTGCTGGACCTTCAGGGCAACGCGTTGACGGCGCTGCCGGACACCCTGGGGCAGCTGGCGCGCCTGACCATGCTGAATCTGCGCTTCAATGCGCTGACGCACATTCCGGACGCGCTGGAGAACCTGACGGCGCTGCACACCCTGGACCTGCGTGCCAATGGGCTGTCCACTCTGCCCGGGGGGCTGGCGCGCCTGCCGAACCTACGGAAACTCGACCTGCGCTGGAACTGCATTGAGCAGCTGCCCCGCGCGTTCGACGCCCTGATCGCGCGGGGATGTCAGATCTACCTGTAG
- a CDS encoding G8 domain-containing protein encodes MPVRRSASVLLLTALLTACGSGSSGTSPTTPPSTTPTPAPTPAPAPALSTVSWTDPATWGGTLPAAGQQVTLPAGKRVLLDTTPPDLAGLTIPAGSALEFDDRADRTLRAEWIMVHGELRVGREDKPFTHHAEILLTDRTPGENIMGMGDRVVGVMDGTLELHGQPRLAWTRLNATATRGSSTLTLERAPDWQPGDSLTLTSTDFNPNQTEQVTVQRVSGSTVTLAAPLKSTHWGAPITVAGLSVNERAEVGLLTRNVVVAATDDAAQTSLGAHVMIMGASAARIEGAEFTRVGQLNTLRRYPVHFHQLGSAPSSYLRGSSVHASYNRCVVIHGTSDLRVQDNVTFDNIGHCIFLEDGDETGNTLSGNLVTRVKAPDSKQGQTPLLGSDKRPAAYWITHPANTVQNNVAAGVDGTGFWLAFPEHPTGLAATKTDIWNRRTPLGAFSGNVAHSTDRGLNLDNGPKADGTTEVTYYAPVTTPSDPKSAPVTATLSTFTAYKNRDHGVWLRGRSHILLNAILADNGVGATFASDASTLRGGALIGETPNVGQPDSWEPTGTGGRALPRPWDASFPIRGYQFYDGHVTIDGAALAGFTPDATRQASGLGYLTKNAFSLVPTNNALNLRWADASARVYFPDAQADKDGDKAATFLDTDGSVTGKAGLTVTASPLLKGAPDCTINASWNASTCPGTYGRLWLQDVNGGTLAPVNVTGPNGSLQLTGTPSTYTSFSTSARLGDAYTLTPSAASAHLRLGLQNRQPGDTVTVTLPAAAEPRLYRDWWIDNRNLLKKVSPSALASTTGDSYAYENGQVTLKLVVQQGRDYAAVDICTTDLCK; translated from the coding sequence ATGCCCGTGCGCCGCTCTGCATCCGTCCTTCTCCTCACTGCGCTCCTGACTGCCTGCGGCTCCGGATCCAGCGGCACCAGCCCCACCACGCCGCCCTCCACCACCCCCACCCCGGCGCCCACACCCGCCCCGGCACCTGCGCTGAGCACCGTCAGCTGGACCGACCCCGCCACCTGGGGCGGCACCCTGCCCGCCGCCGGGCAGCAGGTCACCCTCCCCGCCGGGAAACGCGTGCTGCTCGACACCACCCCGCCTGACCTGGCCGGCCTGACCATCCCCGCCGGCAGCGCCCTGGAATTTGACGACCGCGCCGACCGCACCCTGCGCGCCGAGTGGATCATGGTGCACGGCGAACTCCGCGTGGGCCGCGAGGACAAACCCTTCACGCACCACGCCGAGATCCTCCTGACCGACAGGACCCCCGGCGAGAACATCATGGGTATGGGCGACCGCGTGGTGGGCGTCATGGACGGCACCCTGGAACTCCACGGGCAACCCCGCCTCGCCTGGACGCGCCTGAACGCCACCGCCACGCGCGGCAGCAGCACCCTGACCCTGGAGCGCGCGCCCGACTGGCAGCCGGGCGACAGCCTCACGCTGACCAGCACGGACTTCAACCCGAACCAGACCGAGCAGGTCACCGTGCAGCGCGTCAGCGGCAGCACCGTCACCCTGGCCGCCCCGCTGAAGTCCACGCACTGGGGCGCCCCGATCACCGTCGCGGGCCTCAGCGTGAACGAACGCGCTGAGGTGGGCCTCCTGACCCGCAACGTCGTCGTGGCCGCCACCGACGACGCCGCGCAGACCAGCCTGGGCGCCCACGTCATGATCATGGGCGCCAGCGCGGCCCGCATCGAGGGCGCGGAATTCACCCGCGTCGGGCAGCTCAACACCCTGCGCCGCTACCCCGTGCATTTCCACCAGCTGGGCAGCGCTCCCAGCTCCTACCTGCGCGGCAGCAGCGTGCACGCCTCCTACAACCGCTGCGTGGTCATCCACGGCACCTCGGACCTGCGCGTGCAGGACAACGTCACCTTCGACAACATCGGCCACTGCATCTTCCTGGAAGACGGCGACGAGACCGGCAACACCCTCAGCGGGAACCTCGTCACGCGCGTCAAGGCTCCCGACAGCAAACAGGGCCAGACGCCCCTGCTCGGCAGCGACAAACGCCCCGCCGCGTACTGGATCACCCACCCCGCCAACACCGTCCAGAACAATGTGGCTGCTGGCGTGGACGGCACCGGCTTCTGGCTCGCGTTCCCCGAGCACCCCACCGGCCTAGCCGCCACGAAGACCGACATCTGGAACCGCCGCACGCCCCTGGGGGCGTTCAGCGGCAACGTGGCCCACAGCACCGACCGCGGCCTGAACCTCGACAACGGCCCGAAAGCCGACGGCACCACCGAAGTCACGTATTACGCGCCCGTCACCACGCCCAGCGACCCCAAAAGCGCCCCCGTCACCGCCACCCTCAGCACCTTCACGGCGTACAAGAACCGCGATCACGGCGTGTGGCTGCGCGGCCGGAGCCACATCTTGCTGAACGCCATCCTCGCCGACAACGGCGTGGGCGCCACCTTCGCCAGCGACGCCAGCACCCTCAGGGGCGGCGCCCTGATCGGCGAGACGCCCAACGTCGGCCAGCCCGACAGCTGGGAACCCACCGGTACCGGCGGCCGCGCCCTGCCGCGCCCCTGGGACGCGTCTTTCCCCATCCGCGGCTACCAGTTCTACGACGGGCACGTCACCATTGACGGCGCGGCCCTGGCCGGCTTCACGCCCGACGCGACCCGGCAGGCCAGCGGCCTCGGGTACCTCACGAAGAACGCCTTCTCACTGGTCCCCACCAACAACGCGCTGAACCTCCGCTGGGCTGACGCCAGTGCCCGCGTGTACTTCCCGGACGCGCAGGCTGACAAGGACGGCGACAAGGCCGCCACCTTCCTTGACACCGACGGCAGCGTCACCGGCAAGGCCGGGCTGACCGTCACCGCCAGTCCCCTGCTGAAAGGCGCGCCGGACTGCACCATCAACGCCAGCTGGAACGCCAGCACCTGCCCCGGCACGTACGGCCGCCTGTGGCTTCAGGACGTCAACGGCGGCACCCTCGCCCCCGTCAACGTCACCGGCCCCAACGGCAGCCTGCAACTGACCGGCACGCCCAGCACGTACACCAGCTTCAGCACCAGCGCCCGCCTCGGGGACGCGTACACCCTGACGCCCAGCGCCGCCAGCGCCCACCTGCGCCTCGGCCTCCAGAACCGCCAGCCCGGCGACACCGTCACCGTCACCCTGCCCGCCGCGGCCGAACCCCGCCTGTACCGCGACTGGTGGATCGACAACCGCAACCTCCTGAAGAAAGTCAGCCCCAGCGCGCTGGCCAGCACCACCGGCGACAGCTACGCGTACGAGAACGGACAGGTCACGCTGAAACTCGTGGTGCAGCAGGGGCGCGACTACGCCGCGGTGGACATCTGCACCACTGACCTGTGCAAGTGA
- a CDS encoding nicotinate phosphoribosyltransferase — translation MTRLNDHNIILDTDSYKSSHFLQYPKGTTRLFSYLESRGGKYPQTRFFGLQYILDRYLTTRVTAEMVEEARALIEAHGEPFPYDGWMRVVNVHGGRLPLEVRAVPEGTLVPIHNVLLSCTNTDPELPWLVGWFETMLMRVWYPTTVATQSWHIREIIRAALEKTSDRAAEELPFKLHDFGSRGVSSRESAGIGGLAHLINFQGSDTLEALRVARNHYGADIAAFSIPAAEHSTITSWGKEHEVDAYRNMITQFSRPGSIYAVVSDSYDLKNAINTLWGEELKAEVIASGGTLVVRPDSGEPPAMVRLSVNALAAKYGTTTNSKGYKVLNHVRVIQGDGIDEDTIRQILGNLDVDGYSAENVSFGMGGALLQKVDRDTQRFAYKASAGQIDGAYRGIYKDPVTDPGKRSKDGVLDLVQEGGRMVTRAYKTFDTDFPGSLMRTVYKDGELIVRDTLETIRVRG, via the coding sequence ATGACCCGACTCAACGACCACAACATCATCCTCGACACCGACAGCTACAAGAGCAGCCACTTCCTGCAATACCCGAAAGGCACCACCCGCCTCTTCAGCTACCTGGAAAGTCGCGGTGGCAAGTACCCGCAGACGCGCTTCTTCGGCCTCCAGTACATCCTGGACCGCTACCTGACCACCCGCGTCACCGCCGAGATGGTCGAGGAAGCCCGCGCCCTGATCGAAGCGCACGGCGAACCCTTCCCCTACGACGGCTGGATGCGGGTCGTGAACGTTCACGGCGGCAGGCTGCCCCTGGAAGTCCGCGCCGTGCCCGAAGGCACCCTGGTGCCCATCCACAACGTCCTCCTGAGCTGCACGAACACCGACCCCGAACTCCCCTGGCTGGTCGGCTGGTTCGAGACGATGCTGATGCGCGTCTGGTACCCCACCACCGTCGCCACGCAGAGCTGGCACATCCGCGAGATCATCCGCGCCGCCCTCGAAAAAACCAGCGACCGCGCCGCAGAGGAACTCCCGTTCAAACTGCACGACTTCGGCAGCCGCGGCGTCAGCAGCCGCGAGAGCGCCGGCATCGGCGGCCTCGCCCACCTCATCAACTTCCAGGGCAGCGACACTCTCGAAGCCCTGCGCGTCGCCCGCAACCACTACGGCGCCGACATCGCCGCGTTCAGCATCCCCGCCGCCGAACACAGCACCATCACCAGCTGGGGCAAGGAACACGAGGTCGACGCGTACCGCAACATGATCACGCAGTTCAGCCGCCCCGGCAGCATCTACGCCGTCGTCAGCGACAGCTACGACCTCAAGAACGCCATCAACACCCTCTGGGGCGAGGAACTCAAGGCCGAAGTCATCGCCTCGGGCGGCACCCTGGTCGTCCGGCCCGACAGCGGCGAACCGCCCGCCATGGTCCGCCTCTCCGTGAACGCCCTGGCCGCCAAGTACGGCACCACCACCAACAGCAAGGGCTACAAGGTCCTGAACCACGTCCGCGTCATCCAGGGCGACGGCATCGACGAGGACACCATCCGCCAGATCCTCGGGAACCTCGACGTGGACGGCTACAGCGCCGAGAACGTCTCCTTCGGCATGGGCGGCGCCCTGCTTCAGAAAGTCGACCGCGACACCCAGCGCTTCGCGTACAAGGCCAGCGCCGGCCAGATCGACGGCGCGTACCGCGGCATCTACAAAGATCCCGTCACCGACCCCGGCAAACGCAGCAAGGACGGCGTCCTCGACCTCGTGCAGGAAGGCGGGCGCATGGTCACCAGGGCGTACAAGACCTTCGACACCGACTTCCCCGGCAGCCTCATGCGCACCGTGTACAAAGACGGCGAACTGATCGTCCGCGACACGCTGGAGACCATCCGGGTGCGGGGATGA
- a CDS encoding macro domain-containing protein has product MSISDIQIELRDIKPDLVAAWRRHFHDCPSVTVSEGDIFGRTADVIVSPANSFGFMDGGIDLAYSNHFGWQLSEALQDLILERHDGELPVGQAELLPTGHRDIPWMISAPTMRVPSVILHTPNAYLAFRAALRAVRHHNATHPVPIRSLLCPGLGTAIGRLPSEVCAKQMRAAFDAVVMGNKPRFEHFSDAVGWHTQMIRDDL; this is encoded by the coding sequence ATGAGCATCAGCGACATCCAGATCGAGCTCCGCGACATCAAACCTGATCTGGTCGCCGCGTGGAGACGCCACTTCCATGACTGCCCCTCCGTGACCGTTTCTGAAGGTGACATCTTCGGGCGTACCGCCGACGTGATCGTCAGCCCGGCGAACAGCTTCGGGTTTATGGACGGCGGAATTGATCTGGCGTACAGCAACCATTTTGGCTGGCAGCTATCCGAAGCCCTTCAGGACCTCATCCTGGAGCGGCACGACGGTGAACTTCCCGTAGGGCAGGCGGAACTCCTTCCGACAGGTCACCGTGACATTCCTTGGATGATCAGCGCCCCGACCATGCGCGTACCGTCCGTGATCCTACACACCCCGAACGCCTACCTCGCCTTCCGAGCCGCCCTGCGCGCTGTCCGGCACCACAATGCGACCCACCCCGTACCCATCCGCAGTCTTCTCTGCCCCGGCCTAGGCACGGCTATTGGTCGGCTGCCCTCTGAGGTCTGCGCCAAGCAGATGCGCGCGGCGTTCGACGCCGTCGTTATGGGGAATAAACCCAGGTTCGAACACTTCAGCGACGCCGTCGGCTGGCACACACAGATGATTCGAGACGATCTATGA
- a CDS encoding macro domain-containing protein: MNLTGVRFDLRDRTPEVVDAWAAHFAGVDQVRVQLGDIFQDEADALVSPANSFGFMDGGIDLAFSEQFGWDLQARVQERIRRDFYGELLVGQAFVVATLDAVWPHLICAPTMRVPADVSGTPNAFLAFRAALLAVQAHNASGGSPIRRVACPGLGTAIGRIAPDVCARQMRAAYDAVVLGRTPQLPTLQDAKLWHVRLTRADL, encoded by the coding sequence ATGAACTTGACAGGCGTCCGCTTCGACCTTCGTGATCGCACTCCAGAGGTCGTGGACGCCTGGGCGGCGCATTTCGCGGGTGTGGATCAGGTGCGCGTGCAGTTGGGCGACATCTTCCAGGATGAGGCGGACGCCCTGGTCAGCCCGGCGAACAGTTTCGGGTTCATGGATGGCGGAATTGATCTGGCGTTCAGTGAGCAGTTCGGGTGGGACTTGCAGGCGCGTGTGCAGGAGCGCATCCGCCGGGACTTCTACGGGGAGCTGCTGGTCGGGCAGGCGTTCGTCGTGGCGACGCTGGACGCGGTGTGGCCGCACCTGATCTGCGCGCCGACCATGCGCGTCCCGGCGGACGTGTCCGGCACGCCGAATGCGTTCCTGGCGTTTCGGGCGGCGCTGCTGGCAGTGCAGGCGCACAACGCGTCGGGCGGGTCACCCATCCGGCGGGTGGCGTGTCCGGGACTGGGGACCGCGATTGGCCGCATCGCGCCGGATGTGTGTGCCCGGCAGATGCGCGCCGCGTACGACGCGGTGGTGCTGGGCCGCACGCCGCAGCTGCCCACACTGCAGGACGCGAAGCTCTGGCACGTGCGGCTGACCCGCGCGGACCTCTGA